The window GAATACCAATAACACTACAGCAATCAGAAAACGTGAAATTCAATATCAAGAAAAGCCTTTTACTAAAAACTTTAGACCATTCATCCGAGCCGAATGGGACAAAGATGGGAATCTTATTTATCGTAATATCGCTTCTAATTAATTAGAATAATCCCTATAGTTTTTATAGGGATTTGTAAATAAATCTTTTTTTATCCATATATTTGTCACACTAACTATTGGTATGACACAGGAACAATTCAGTAAATATTCATTTCTACTTGACAGGACAGCTAGAAAAGTCAAACAGTATGCGCAGCAGAAGTTTAACCAAATGGATTATGATGTGACTGTTGATCAATGGTTGGTATTAAAAAATCTTGCCGAAAATGAACTGTTGAGCCAAACAGAATTGGCACAGTTAGTATTCAAAGATCATCCTACCTTAACTAGAATCATTGATATTCTTTCAAAAAAAGGATTTGTAGAAAGAATACCACATCCTCAAGATAGAAGAAGTTTTCAGCTTCATCTTACACCTCAAGGATTAAAAAAAGTGAGTTTACTCAAGCCAGAAATTGCCCAAATTAGAGAAAAAGCTTGGGAAAATTTGGATGAAAAAGATTTTGAAGAGTTCAAAAGAATACTCAATACCATATATTCTAATCTTGAATAAAATATGGTATATAAAATAGTTGCTATACTAATTATATTTACACGAACAATCTGAAATTAAATTGGTTTTACCAATAAATAAAACTAACATGATTAATACTGACATTTGCATTATCGGAGCAGGACCAGTTGGGTTATTTGCAGTTTTTGAAGCAGGACTATTGAAAATGCGTTGCCATTTAATAGATGCTTTACCTCAAGTAGGTGGTCAACTATCTGAAATATATCCACAAAAGCCAATTTATGATATCCCAGGGTATCCAGAAGTTAAGGCTCAAGAATTGGTAGATAATCTCATGGATCAGATCAAGCCATTCAATCCAACATTCACATTGGGTGAAAGGGTAGATCATCTTGCCAAACAAGACGATGGTTCATTTATCGTGACTACTAGTGATAAGACAAAAGTCCATGCACAAGTAATCGTGATTGCTGGAGGTTTAGGGTGTTTTGAGCCTAGGAAACCAGTGCTTGAGAATTTAGAACATTTTGAAGGAA is drawn from Belliella baltica DSM 15883 and contains these coding sequences:
- a CDS encoding MarR family winged helix-turn-helix transcriptional regulator, translated to MTQEQFSKYSFLLDRTARKVKQYAQQKFNQMDYDVTVDQWLVLKNLAENELLSQTELAQLVFKDHPTLTRIIDILSKKGFVERIPHPQDRRSFQLHLTPQGLKKVSLLKPEIAQIREKAWENLDEKDFEEFKRILNTIYSNLE